The genome window cttttccctctcggACTATGCTGGTCGTCCAGTCtaccccctctctctctcgtcaTTATTCACCCAATCCAAGTAACTAATCAGACTGCTTACTACCCTTGAACCTCCCAAACTGGATCTCCTCTCCGCCAATCGGCTGACTTGCGCCTCACCACACagacactcactcactcaacactctctctgtctccctttcccttgttcttcttaccctcctcccactcccccTATACTCCTCCCGGTTTAGTCCGATCCTACCTATCTATCGATTAACCCTCTTCCAATCTGCAGCTCCAATAGTCGTGGCGGTTTATTTTTCCTCACTGCATCCGATCTGCTAGGCAGGGGACTTGTCGGACTGCTTGCTGTGTCGGACCCGCGTCGTCAAGTTTCACCATGCGGCACCACCCAGCCGGGTCCGAAATGCTCCTCagctctcctcttccctttcctcttcggtACTCATGGGTTACACACCGGGGGTCCTAATCACCGCACTGACCGGAGAGTAAATACATTCTAGGCTATGAGCACATTTCTAGGCAACATGCGGAGTGACCATGACCCTCTCAAgaccaaggaaggaaaaatgaATACATCCACTACCTAAGAAATCACTAGACGTGTGCAAGAGCCAACCGCGCTGCCAGATCCATCACTCAGTCCCCAGCAAAACCGGGGCTGGACTCGAGACTATCGCCTCCAGTATTAATTTTCTGTTCCCCCCAGGTTGCCAAGATACTTGGCTCTGCAGCATGCAGCAACAGAGACGCACTTAATGTCGGCGATGAGAGTCCGcactgcagctgctgccctGGTCCATCTGGTCCATCTGGCTCCTTGGTTTCTCCATCGGCTTCTCCGTCGGCTGGTCAGCCATGCACTATTGCCtatctcatcatcactaacctccatcaccccctctcacctcatccacgATAAGTCCCGGGAGCCAATGCGCTCCGGTTTCTCCGCCATTCAGCAGGCGTGCTAGAACCCGCCCTGCCGCCGGCAAGCCCCAACAGTGACTCCGTGGGTGGGATGCCGTTTAACTTCCGGCGCATCAGCCGAGCCCTGGCAGTCTATCGGTGCAGATCTGCCTCCTCGGCCAAGCGCCAATCACGCCCGATCCATCCCATTTCTCGCCCAGCTGGCGAACTCCGGAGGTTGATTGCTCGCTGGCTTTCAGTTGGCTACCAAACTtactctcccctcccctccatccctcctctgcCAGTACGACTTGGCTAGGCTACTGTCTTTTTCAGCTGGGTGAAGAACAACGGGCCCCGTGCGTGATGAGCAAAAGCGTCTGACATGCAGCAACTGCAGTATACTGGAGCCCGCGGCTACCGAGGAACTCGTGCTCGTGTGCCACCGCATCGATTGGAATCGATGCGTCTTGTCCATGCACTGTCGGCGTGGCCTAAAGTACGGGCCAAATCTGTCTGACTTCATCTTACACTcaactccccctccttcattCTCCCCTGACCTGACCAAATCAGGAAAGCACCTAGTCAATCAATCCTGCCATCACCGGCGCGCGTAATCTGAAACTACGCGCGGAGTATGTCTCTTAACTCCCCTCGCGGTGGCGGTCCAGCCAGCCCCATCTTTTACTAGATTTGGCGATTTACTGGTCATTAGCCGATGTACGGGGAAGAGGGGGCCGGCAAAACAAAAATGCGAATAatataacaataataatattaaaataataaaaaagaaaaagagggggggGAGCTTATCTAGGCCCCTGCTGCATTGCATTCGGACATTTTTCGACTTGTCACAGGCACAAATCATAGTCCGCCGATGGCGTCGATTGAccattttattttcttttctcggcGCTGGGATGGTGGCCAAGAAAATTGAATGGCAATGGTTCGTTCACCGGAGTAGGGTGTACGTGCGTTTGTGTGGATTGACGATGATTCTCGGCCAAGGGCTTGCGTTGCAATCCACCAGGAGGGGAATGTTgcagacagaaagaaaagaagtattgggaaaaaaaacaatTCTCAAAATGATCTTCTCAGGTAATGAATATTGGTTGCTGGCGGGATGATCTTCTCCCGACACGTCTATATAAACTGGTCACCTTCTGGCTCTTCCTTTGGTTTCTCTCTATCCTCATCAagcctcttttctctcctatCTTCAACTCTCCACTTTCCAAGGGATAAAAACTCTCCTTGTTCCCACCTATATATACCTTGTGGTTTTTTCCCCTCGCAATGAAAGTTGATACCCCCGATTCTGCTTCCACCATCAGCATGACCAAcactatcaccatcaccgtTGAGCAGGACGGTATCTATGAGATCAACGGTGCCCGTCAAGAGCCCGTGGTCAACTTGAACATGGTCACTGGTGCTAGCAAGCTGCGCAAGCAGCTTCGCGAGTCTGATGAGTTGATCGTGTGCCCTGGTGTCTACGACGGTCTGTCCGCTCGCATTGCCATCAACATGGGCTTCAAGGGCATGTACATGGTAAGTCCATCCTaactcctactactactacttccccaCAATCACACAACACACACTTCTCCGCTTCCGACAAACAAAGATCATACTAACGGAAGGGTTTTTTAGACCGGCGCCGGCACTACCGCATCTAGACTGGGCATGGCCGATCTGGGTCTAGCCCACATCTACGACATGAAGACCAACGCAGAGATGATCGCGAACCTGGACCCCTACGGTCCTCCCCTGATCGCTGACATGGACACTGGCTACGGAGGTgagcaaaaaaaaatcccCATAATCCCCTACAACTTGCATCCTATCTCCACCCTCCGCCAAGACTTAATGATCTACCCGCTCCCAAAAGCAAAACGGCAATATAAGACCCAGTTTCCCCACTAACCatcaaaaacaaaaacaatatAGGCCCCCTTATGGTCGCTCGCTCCGTTCAACAATACATTCAAGCCGGCGTTGCGGGATTCCATATCGAAGACCAGATCCAAAACAAGCGATGCGGTCACTTGGCAGGCAAGCGCGTCGTCAGCATGGAGGAATACTTGACTCGCCTCCGCGCCGCCAAGCTCACCAAGGACCGCCTCCGCAGCGACATCGTGCTGATTGCCCGCA of Aspergillus luchuensis IFO 4308 DNA, chromosome 7, nearly complete sequence contains these proteins:
- a CDS encoding isocitrate lyase/PEP mutase family protein (COG:C;~EggNog:ENOG410QDJN;~InterPro:IPR039556,IPR018523,IPR015813,IPR040442;~PFAM:PF13714;~TransMembrane:1 (o273-292i);~go_function: GO:0003824 - catalytic activity [Evidence IEA]), whose product is MKVDTPDSASTISMTNTITITVEQDGIYEINGARQEPVVNLNMVTGASKLRKQLRESDELIVCPGVYDGLSARIAINMGFKGMYMTGAGTTASRLGMADLGLAHIYDMKTNAEMIANLDPYGPPLIADMDTGYGGPLMVARSVQQYIQAGVAGFHIEDQIQNKRCGHLAGKRVVSMEEYLTRLRAAKLTKDRLRSDIVLIARTDALQQHGYDECIRRLKAARDLGADVGLLEGFTSKEMARRCVQDLAPWPLLLNMVENGAGPVISVDEAKEMGFRIMIFSFACITPAYMGITAALERLKKDGVVGLPEGMGPKKLFEVCGLMDSVRVDTEAGGDGFANGV